The segment CCAGCTGCAATATGCAATTCTGTGCAATGTTTCCGTGAATAGGTAAATGGATTATTCTGCTTGCAGCTCAATTAACTAACAGTCTTCACTAATTCACAGACATTCTTCAAATGATGAGCATAGCCGTTTGATTGATTAGGCCTAATTTCCTATATTGTGGCTCAAAAACGATATTTCATACTCAGAATGGCAATATCTTGGCAAGTAGACTGCTTCATTAGCAGTGTTGTCACTTCAACGCTCTTGACAAATTACAATTATAGGAGCACAACAGGTTGTTTGTCAAAAGAGAGGGGAAAATTTTTTAAGTTTACTGTTTTCTCCTATACATTTCTCTGCAAAAAGTGGAAAAATTATATTGAGTTATTATATATAAAGAGCATACTGTGTATACATACAGTAAATTGTATTGTGACAGAATTTGGGGGTGGAGGGGAGGGGTGCATAAAGTAATGTTATAAAGTTAAtaacaataaggaataaaaattgTGATTATATATAGGCTGTCATTAAAATTatgtgatttatatttatatatatatatatatatatatatattctctgtcTATTTGTATTTTAGTgggtaagaaaaaaaacactttttattaaaagtaaatgttttaaaaatttgCTTGAGGAATAACAATAAAAGccattttaggattttttttatattataatataactttTGAATAGCACAcctaatacccccccccccccccccctttcttttacttttttgtaataattgttctttttGAAAATACAGGGCTATATTGTAGAACCGCCAATGCATAGGGCCCGGAATCTTGTGCAGTGcccctggtcagtcagttccTACCTTCAGCCGCCGTCATCGCACTATACTGTATAAAGTATATTTACTTTATACACAGGCCTATGACATTTTCTTAACACACcgacaataaaaataaatttaaaaaatccagtaaatttgtttatttatgtttcgTATATTTTATTTACGGTAAAGACAAGATGTCATTTATCAATTTGCAAATATATACTGAAAATAACTATTagaaaattatgagaaaaatagTGGATAACATTTATGAACAAAATACTTTAAAGTTGTGTCCTCGGGTTCTGTTTCAACCCAGTTACCAACCTcacattaaaatgaaagaaaaccgTTAAAACAAAATCATTATGAAATCATAAAAGTGTCTTCTCTTTGTATCACTTTCTCTTATATTTTGGTCAGTAGAGGGCGATCTTAAACAGACAACCCTATACCATGACTTTGTACCCCAAACCACATATTGTTGAAAATGGGCTATTTGTAGACATGTCACCATTAAGTTCTCTTTCTTACATAAAAACACTTTACAGTTCCTTAACATATAGCCACTAAAAACGATCTGCCCGAAATGTCACAACAATTAATACTTAACGACATTAATTGTTCAAGATCTTAAATAAAAATCACCTTTTCAAAATAGAAAAGGTGCCTACACAGCTACGGTTGTGTTTTATTGATCTCACCCTACAGAAAATCTTAATATTCACAATTGGGATCCGGTTTATTTGCAGAAGGTTGGTCCCATTCGGCTACCCCACGATGCACGTGCACCCCACGGCGATGCTCTCCACCACCGATCTGTAACGGGGAACGCATTTCTTATTCTTCGTCGGTTTCCTGGTTGGCCGGTGGCACAGGACTCTGCGCACGGGGATCTTGGAGTAGATGAGGGCGCTGGTCATGGTGCGATCCTCCTGCATGGTGAAAGGATTGATGCAGCCCACACACGAACACACGGCCTCCGGGATGTCCACGGGCTTGCGGTCCTCATCGTGGTTGATTCTGGTCAAAGGCAttcaaaaaattacattaaaaaggtaaaaataaaataggcCTATGTATAAACTAAAGTTTGAGGTGGTAATATTTTTTCCTTATTtgtttaggctgcatttatttgatcaaagtaaaaaaataataatgtgaaatgttgtaatttaaaatatttagtattttttttaatacattttaaattattatttgttccTGTTATAGCAAAGCTGGGGCAGCATTTGAAATAACTGAATACCTTCAAAATGCAAGGATTTAAAGCAATTTAAAGCAAAATATTTTatgcaaggatgcataaaataatttataatgatacaaataatttctgttttaatttattttgaggtCTCTCAATCTATAATCAGAATATAGGGGTtaatattaatatagtaatattcATAATGTTTGCATTTCAAAGATGAAACTAACAATGAACTCTGTATGACACCCACCTGTAGGACCAGGGAGAAAGGCTGCGACTGTTGGACATCCAAAGTTTGCGATCCACCACACATTTGTTAATGGATAAGTTGGGATTGTTTCGGACCTGAGACACCATGTCCTCAATACTCTTGTCAAAGTCAATTTCAACAGCACCGGGCATCACACCTGATTCTGGACCTGTCATCATTGGATCCGGTGAGATTTTGACAGACGTGGCATTCCGGCGAGGATGTGACTCCAGTTTCCGTCTCCGAGACTTTCCTTCTCTATTGGTGTACTTTGTGTCAGTGGGCACAAACAGGTTCCCCACCATCAGGACCATGAACAGCTGCAATATGAAGTACAGAGGCTTTAATTTTATTCTTATAATGCTTTACCAAGTAAACAGATATTTCACTTTTCTGATACTCACCTTATTCCATATATTTTTCCACATTGTTTTCAGTCAGAGTGCAATAAGTTGTCACATTTGTCTCCTCGCTGTGTATGTATTGAATGGAAGGAGCGTGGGATTACTCATACTGAAGCGTCACGCCTCACACTGACACAGTAGCCTACAGGGACGCACCTGAACCAAACAGTTCAAGGTGGGGCCACATCAAGATATATAGCTATATACAAGAATAATCCTATTCTTCAAACCCTCTCAAACACATTAGacttcagacagacagatagatagacagctagatagatagttagatagatagatagatagatagatagatagatagatagatagatagatagatagatagatagatagatagatagatagatagatagatagatagatagatagatagatagacagaaagatagacagaaagatagacagataaaGATATAAACAGATactctcttaaaaaataaaggtgcttcaaaaggttcttcaaacgatgccatagaagaaacatttttgtttacacaaaGAACAATTCAGTCAACGGTTCTTttaagaaccatctctttcttaccgtttaataatctgaagaactttCTTTCACCAAAAAGAACCTTGTGTGAAACAGAAAGATGTTAAAGGCTTttcatggaaccatttagacaaaaaggttcttctggcATCATGATGCACCTttctttttaagagtgtagatagatagatagatagatagatagatagatagatagatagatagatagatagatagatagatagacagacagacagacagacagacagacagaaagacagacagaaagaaagacagacagacagacagacagacagatagacaggtagatagataaatagaaagATAGACAGGTAGACaggtaaatagatagatagatagatagatagatagatagatagatagatagatagatagatagatagatagatagatagatagacagatagacagatagatagatagatagatagatagatagatagatagatagtaagtTAATCATTAGTTAAAAGAGAGTGTATTATTGCAAATTTACAGGTGCATGAGAGGTTTTCAATAAAATCTTGTCCAATTTCACAGAGCACTAACCTTTGTACCTTTGTTGTTTTCATGTGTGTCTATTCAATCGTATGCACTCAAAAGACCCTTTTTATTCTTAAGTCCTAAAGCCCAGAGAGAACAAACATCCAGACAGAGCTTTATGCTCCTTAGACCCATTCTGTGAACCAAACTACAGGCTAAAGAACACTGTCTACAGCTACAGATTTGGTCAATCCATGTTTTCCCCTGATCTGGCTCATTCAATGCTATATTCATTTTCACAATGGACGGCATTGAGCTGTGTAAAAGAACACCTGCTCGTATGACATGTCCGGGCAGTGTAGTAGACCTGCAGAATCAAAGAGAACAGTTGTGGCAAACtgtgttttgctatttttgaaggCTGGTTGGATAAAAGCcagaaaaacagacacacataatATTGTGTTGAATGAAAACTGTTTTCAAACTCATTGACAATTATATCATTCTAATAAAATGGCTAGTGACTCAGATTTgccttctttcttcttctgtaatCTTTTGACAAAGGAAGTCCCTAGGATTTTTCTTTTAGTTGAATCACCTGTGAAACTTCACAAGACATTGTGATGTTTGGGAGTGAATGAAAGCCAGCAAGACTGTTACTTTTTTCAATGGATAGTCCAGCGAAAaatcaattctgtcattatttactctctcGTGTGGTTCCAAACTTGTATAACTTTTTATATAAGTTTTCTctagaatttaaaataagatattttgaataatgtaatTAAACAGTTTCAGTTCCCACTAACTTatggttaaaaaaatacaatggaaggcAATGGGAACCGAAACTGTTTGGTAACCAGCATTCTTcaatatatcttcttttgtgtttcacaggagAAAGAAACgcatttgaaatgacatgagggtgactaaattaTGTCAGGAGGAaactattaatgtttattttgcaatataatTGCTGTGCATGgctattcattacatttttttatgtttttgcttgCTGAATTAATAAGATTGTTAAGTGCTGGAAAGTTGAATTCAAGCTGTGTTTTGGAAAATGGTAGCTGGGTTCTAGCTGGTAGTCTGTCTGGCTGTTTTTTGCATGGTGGTCCACCAGCTATCCACCCTGGCCCACATAATATCCGGCTCTTATCAGCGATAAACCAGCTGCCACCTTCCAAAACATAGTTAACTTTACCAGCTTAAACTGGACTTCTGAGCAGGCAGGCAATCACACTATTATAAGGACATGAGCTGAGTACTGAGAATTTGTCACTTTTGCTATTGCTATATTTGCAAACAACctgcaaaataattaaagaaaggaGCAGTAACCGACTGGTAATTCTCCCAATTTTAAATGCATCAATTTCacacgtttttattttaatattatttgtatattttgaaaataatatttttttcagtacaCTAAATAGTAAAAACCCGGAG is part of the Carassius carassius chromosome 33, fCarCar2.1, whole genome shotgun sequence genome and harbors:
- the LOC132114264 gene encoding interleukin-17B-like, with protein sequence MVLMVGNLFVPTDTKYTNREGKSRRRKLESHPRRNATSVKISPDPMMTGPESGVMPGAVEIDFDKSIEDMVSQVRNNPNLSINKCVVDRKLWMSNSRSLSPWSYRINHDEDRKPVDIPEAVCSCVGCINPFTMQEDRTMTSALIYSKIPVRRVLCHRPTRKPTKNKKCVPRYRSVVESIAVGCTCIVG